The Henckelia pumila isolate YLH828 chromosome 2, ASM3356847v2, whole genome shotgun sequence genome includes a window with the following:
- the LOC140879349 gene encoding uncharacterized protein — translation MTDAEELIRWRIKVAQDRQASYANTHRRPLHFEVGEHVFLRVSPFRKVMRFGLKGKLLPRFIDPFEILENVGDVAYRLTLPPYLSGIHDVFHVSLLRQYVADESHILHPTEVQLDQDLSYVEIPLKILHRKENVLRNKRIPLVMVQWQHRGTEEETWELESRMQTEHPELL, via the coding sequence ATGACCGATGCAGAAGAATTGATCCGATGGAGGATTAAGGttgcccaagatcgacaggcgAGCTACGCtaacactcaccgcagaccaTTGCACTTTGAGGTAGGAGAGCATGTGTTTttgcgagtgtcacctttccgaaaggtgatgagatttggtctcaagggcAAGTTGTTGCCGAGGTTCATAGATCCATTCGAGATCCTTGAGAATGTTGGggacgtggcttatcgtctaaCTTTACCACCCTATCTTTCCGGcattcatgatgtgttccacgtatccctGCTGAGACAGTACGTGGCAGACGAGTCGCACATCTTGCATCCGACTGAGGTGCAATTGGACCAGGATCTGTCCTATGTGGAAATACCTCTCAAGATTCTTCATAGGAAGGAAAATGTTCTTCGCAACAAACGTATACCATTGGTGATGGTTCAGTGGCAGCATAGGGGAACAGAGGAAGAaacttgggagttagagagcCGGATGCAAACTGAGCATCCAGAGTTGCTTTGA